The region AACGTCATGACTTTAGACAAGGTCATGGCGTTCTGTGTGTCCTTACCTCGATGCCGTAGCGCTGGCGGATCCCCACCCTCAGCGACATGGTGGCGGGGGGGATAAGGCCGAAGCCGTTTAGCAGGGGCAGACACAGGCACTCCCCAGCCTCCCTTGCCGTTATACAGGCAAAGCAGGGGAAGCACCAGAATGCTAAGCAACCTATAAAGGGAGATAGAGGACAAGAAATGACAGTGATTTACCCATGGGATAATTTTTTATTGACATTTATTTATTCagggaagtcagttaaaaacaaattcttatttacaatgacagcctactccggccaacactgggccaattgtgcaccactctatgggactcccaatcacagccagatgtgatgcagcctggattcaaaccaggtactgcagtgacacctcttgcactgagatgcagtgtcttagaccgctgcgccactcgggggccCAAACTCTAAACGAATGTGTTATGTTGTTGATTGAAACAAGTTTGCCCCCCATTGAATGGAATTGAGCGGTAACAGAGGCCTTGTTCAAAGACGATCAATatatctacacacacaaacatgctcgTACTTACACACGATCACACACACTTACACGAAGACATATCCTTGGTGCAGTCACAGATGTCGGAGCTCCATTGGTTTGAGGTAATGGCCTGAACAAAGGGCTTGGGCTGCTGGATGACCATCGTGTTTGCCATGGTGGCGTCTTCTGTtaggataaatatatatatatatatatatatatatatatatatatatatatatatggcgcacaattggcccagtgaatatatatatatatatttttttacagaaGTCACACCACCAGCAAATCAATACAGGGTGATGTTTCATGCTTCACAATTATGGTGCCAGAACTAGTTCAAGATAGTTTGTGAAATTCTTCAAAATGAGTTGAAGTTATTCAAAATGCTGTATGCTGTACAGagagcctagtgtttagagcttAGTTGTCCCGAGGCTTTACAACTGCTCCTTTGAACATGAGCTAGAAGCAGTCATAGTCCAACTCAAACTGTAAattcaacctggactcaggggtagacgtaataGAGTAAAACTGTAAATCCATaacactccaattagtatgacatgttacattttgtatggtatggtatgtattcatttgttgaTGTCCGTCACCCATTTCGTATTATATACtcatagaaaaaagggttccaaaagggttcttcagctgtccccatagttgaaccctttttgattcctggtagaactctttttggttccaggtaaaacccttttgagttccatgtagaaccctcagtggaaagggttctacattgaacctaaaagggttctacattggacctaaaagggttctacctggaaccaaaaagggttcttcaaagggttctcctatggggacagccgaagaaccctttaaggttctctattttttttaagagtgtatgttacgaattgcaatttgtacaatatgttacgaatttgcaaaacatatgatatgttacgaattccaatttgttgtgctaacattagctaattggctaggtggctaacactaaTGTTAAAAAGCtacaaaagtagtaagtagttgcttaTTCACTAAAGCGCTGAAGTTgtcgtgatgagattcgaacccGCACCCTTTGGGGTTGCTAGATGTTCGCGTTATACACCCTCTCACCATGACCAACCACCCTacaagtaaccttctgtcttatgtaaccatactatACGGAACATATCATTCTAATTTGAGAGTCCCTGATTTATGTTTACAGTGTTACATCTGGTGAGACCAGGCTTGTAAATTATCATTACATTCAGCAGTATGcaattcccctttccctttcattccttatgtcatacagaaaataaatacatgttttaataTATGTGTAAATATTCAATATACGTTTGGCAAATGTTTATATttctaaataaatgtgaaatataaaatatagccaaaagatatttcatattttcacaaATATTGATTTTCCGTATAAAGGGACTAAGCTTCCTGGTCTTTGCTCATAGACATAGTCTTACCCGAGTTAGCTTCAGAGAAGAGGATGGTGAAGAGGAATGCTGAGTGACTGAAACCAAGCAAGAAGTATGGCATGCTATATGTAGGGGCAGGGAAAGTAGGAAAGGCtcaacgcacacgcacacacacacacacacacacacacacacacacacacacacacacacacacacacacacacacacacacacacacacacacacacagacacagttgtGATTTCTTACAAACCACTGTTTCACCTATTAACTGGTTCATCCAGTTTGGCTAAATAGTTGAGACTGTCAGACACAGGCTATCCTCATAAGCTCCACACCTCAAAAGACTGACCTGACCACGACAAATTCGAAATTCTGGGGCACTGTAACGTACTGTTATATGCACAGTTTCTCCTGGTCAGGTCATATGGTCAGGAAAATGTCAGGGCCCTAATCATTACCATCAAGCCTTTTTTGTGTCCAAACAAGTTTAGCTTGACAAACCACGCAAGTTATTTTAATGAGCAATTATGATATCTGGTAGCATTGAAGATATGATCTCCCTGTATGTTAGCATTGTAGTTTATCAAGATTCTTCCAAAAAGCTTGCAGTGCTACTGTTTCTCTAGAACagagctctccaaccctgttcctggagaggtacagtcctgtaggttttcactccagccCTAATctaccacacctgattctaataattagctggttgatcagCTGCATGAGGTTAGTAACAACTgcgggttggagcgaaaacctacaagATTAGTTCTCCAGGAACAACCCTGCTCTAGAATCACCTAAAATAATGTGCTATACTGTACGCAAACAGATCAGTGCTTACCTTGGCTGTCCCACTTCTTGCAAAAGTCTGGGGCCAAAAATGTTTAACAATTAAAATATTGAAGAAATGTGTCTGGTAGCGCCTTATATTAACACCAATAAGAACCCTTAATCATAATTATTAAGTATTTCTAATTGGTTAGTAAATAGTTGATTCATAATCTTCATTAATCTTTTCTCctacatttgtaaatgttagtaaGCTAGTTATTAACACATGTATAAACCATTTTTGATTAATAAGATTTCATAACATGTTTAATATAGGTCGTTATAAACCATTTAGTAATCATTAGTTAAGTATTTTTGTGTGGGATAATCTAAAGTGAGGtctattttaacttaatacattttgtgagtgaccagtgtaattttTCAGAAAAAGATAGACAATGACTCAATTCCTTTCATGTTTCCTGGAATCTGGGTTTGTTGGTTGAAGGAGGTCATCTCAACCTCTAAAACATAAACCTGAGAGATAGTAGAACATTGACTGACTGCATTCCACCTCCACCTCATGACACCCAAAGTGGCGTTAAAAGAGTCACTGAGAGACAATTGTTGTTGTagcaatgtaacaccctggccatagagaggggttttttgttctttattttggttaggccagggtgttacattgggtgggcgttctatgttccgttctctatgtttttgtatttctttgttttgggccgtgtgtggctcccaatcaggcacagctgaagctcgttgttgctgattgggagtcacacataaggagcatgtttttcctttgggttttgtgggtaattgtttctgtttctgttcagtgtgtttcctgtcagtactgtttggctgtcggttttccagtttttttgtatagtgttctctttgtttgaattaaatgtcaagatgaacactaactccgctgcaccttggtcttcttctcacgatagcccttacagaattacccaccaacaacggaccaagcagcggaggaaggagaagcgcCAGGAGAGGAGCGTTCAGGattcatggacttgggaggaaatcctggacggtaaaggaccatgggctcaagctggggattatcgccgcccgcagtgggagatcaaggcggcgagagctgagaggcgctggtatgaggaaagggagcgcagcaGACACGAGAGGCTGCCCcaaaatttttttttgggggggcacacggggagattggcggagtcaggcggtagacctgagccaactccccgtgcttaccggaagcagcgtggtactggtaagacaccgtgttatgctgtggagcgcacggtgtccccagtgcgcgtgcatagcccggtgcgctacttaccagccccccgcaagtgccatgcgtgtgcaggcatcgagccagggcggatggtgccagctcagcgcgtctggtctccagtgcgcctcctcggtccaggttatcctgcgccggagTTGcgtactgtgtctccagagcgctgggagggtccagttcgcccaatgcctgctctccgcccgtgccgggccaaagtgggcattccgCCTGGAGTAAGCATGTCGAGCGTacataccagaactccagtgctcccccacagcccggtttatcctgtgcctcctcctcggtccaggcctccagtgggtctccccatcctggtccgtcctgtgcctcctcctaggtccaggcctccagtgggtctccccatcctggtccgtcctgtgcctcctcctaggaccaggccaccagtggatctccccatcctggtccgtcctgtgccacctcccaggactaggcctccagtgggtctcgccagtccggagccgccagagctgcccgccagtccggagccgccagagctgcccgccagtccggagccgccagaactgcccgccagtccggagcagccagagctgcccgccagtcctgagccgccagagccgcccgcctgtccggagccgccagagccgcccgcctgtccagagcagtcagagccgcccgcctgtccagagcagtcagagccgcccgccagcccggtgagtcctgtgcctacgcctagggcgGGGCCTCTAACATGTCgcctcagcctggtgaatcctgggtcagtgccgctggagccgccagggacgcccgccagccgggcgcagtcatcgccgcccgccagccgggcgcagccatcaccgcccgccagctgggcgcagccatcgccgcccgccagccgggcgcaaccagggtcgaccgccagccgggcgcagccatcgccgcctgccagccgggcgcaaccatcgccgcctgccagccgggcgcaaccaggatcgccagccaggcgcaaccatcaccgcccgccagccgggcgcaaccagggtcgcccgccagccggtcgcagccatcgccgcccgccagccgggcacagtcagggtcgcccaccagaccttcgcgcggccaggtgcgccacctaagagggcgacgccaagggtggagcagaggccacgtcccgcacctgagccgccgccgtaagaaggcccacccagatcctccccttcagagtcaggttttgcggccggagtgcgcacctttgggggggtggggggggtactgtaacgccctggccatagagaggggtttttttgttctttattttggttaggccagggtgttacattgggtgggcgttctatgttcctttctctatgtttttgtatttctttgttttgggccgtgtgtggctcccaatcaggcacagctgaagctcgttgttgctgattggtagtcacacataaggagcatgtttttcctttgggttttgtgggtaattgtttctgtttctgttcagtgtgtttcctgtcagtactgtttggctgtcggttttcctgtttttttgtatagtgttctctttgtttgaattaaatgtcaagatgaacactaactcccctgcaccttggtcttcttctcaCGACAGCCCGTACAAGCAATAATTTAGGTAACTCCATTGTGTGCATGTTGTACAGAATGAATACAAAGAGAAGCAGCAATGGAAATTACCCTCTCTGTTTGTTTACCCAGACTGGAAAGACCAGTTGTCAGCATCAACATGATTGATTATAGCTACTTtaatactgcagtgggctaaatcagggtgaCAAAGAGTGAtccttggtagtcttaaacaaatctactttgaagcaCAGGTATTCACCTCACACacctggttatgggcttaaaaagaaGACAGCTGTACCACAGCTGTcatatatagagttgaaatgtattcaattttttgtttgcatcccaatattacactttatatacatcacagaagactgaaatgtaacaaaaccgtttgacatagaaacatttTCAAACTCATATTTTCGGCGGGTTTTTGGAAATAATGTTATGAAAAATACtagtaacattccacccatgaggcaacTATAGAGGGCGATTtgttcatttgactgcaggaaagggtttTAAAGCTGAGTCACCCACTTATACTGCATATCACTCATCATCCCTGTTTTTCATAATCCCTTCATTCTCCATTGTTTAAGGGGGGGGGGAGTAAGGGAgcgaaagagaggagaggtagcgagagagaggtagataattacttgatacattggaaataatttacaaaaaaacggagcaaactagaattatttttggctctaaacagagcgtacacagtggcagaatacctgaacactgtgactgacccaaattaaggaaatctttgactatatacagactcagtgagcatagccttgctatttagAAAGGCTGccacaggctatgtgcacactgcccacaaaaggaggtggaaactgagctgcacttcctaacctcctgccaaatgtatgaccatatcagagacacatatttccctcagattacacagacccacaaagaattcgaaaacaaatccaattttgataaactcccataactcccaatcacagcagcaagatttgtgacctgttgccacaagaaaaaggaaaccagtgaagaacaaacaccattgtaaatacaacctatacttacagtatgtttatttattttcccttttgtacttttactatttgcacatcattacaacactgtattgagacataatatgacatttgaaatgtctctattctttcGTAACTTTTGTGagtataatgtttactgtacattttgtttattgtttatttcacttttgtttattatctacttcacttgctttggcaatgtaaatatatatgtttcccatgccaataaagccccttaaattgaaactgagagagagagagagagagagagagagagagagagagagagagagagagagagagagagagagagagagagagagagagagagagagagagagagagagagagagagagagagagagagagagagagagagagagagagggtagcaaATAGCTGAAACCGTGTAGGTGGTTataaacaaacaataaacaagcccTTGTAGGGTGTTAACTGAATTTGTCTACGGGTGTTAACGTAGCCTACATGACATATCACATAGAATAATCTAGTGTTCACATGCCAATGACTTCTAGAACTGCTCAAACTGAACACATCTTGACAAcagacattacatacagtacatgcgtGGCTCAAATCTTTACTTAGTCTTCAAGTATTTTAATTGCCTTGCTTTTCTATAACATCAATGGGTGACAAGCAGAAACAAGTAAAACAGCTCTCTCTACAGACAGAAGCAGTGTACTGCAGGACCACCCCAGAGTAATCATAACTGCGGTCCTGATTTGAGTTGATTTCTGATTAGATCACATGGTTAGgacataattccatgtgttagGAACACGTTTGGTGTCCAACAGGCCATGGAACATTGACGCCCTCCTCTTGATCTACTTGGTCTGTGTTTTTGATCTGCTATGTTGCGGACGCAGGTGAATAAATCTCTTTCTATTTGTCATGACAAGAAAATCAGATGATCCTCCATAAGAAAACCTTCAGACACATACTGCTTAGCAGAAAGTATCTATAGCTTATAGACTGCAGTAGTAGCAACAGGCCACTTTATCAACAAAAAGAGGGTGCCTGGGCCAAGGGGCATGTTCGGACCAAAATGACAGAACTGAATGTCTCTGATAGAGAGGAAGAAGAGCGATAAGAGAGGAACTGATGAGCGCTGGCAGTGGGCTGAGACCATCTCTTGGAGTCAGACCATAGAAATGTAATACTTTTGATCCACTGTGTTGCCCAGAATTGCTTACTGCCAAGTGCAGTCAGTGACTGAGACTGTGTGAGCTGATGATCATCAGTTTCAAAGGTCCTAGAGACAAACAGGCGCCATGTCAGGGTATTGTGTTGACAAACAACACCTACCAGCTACTAGTGTCTGCGCACGTTGTCTGCATATCAAGATGCATGTTTATTACACTGTTATTACATTAGAGTTCAGATAGGCCTCCACTGTACGGCAAAAAGTAAAGGTACTAGGGGTACTGAACAACAACGACATTTGTGCTTACCAAGAAAAATATGGACGTTTTTCTTTGGCAAACCATTTTGTTGGACTGTTATTACATTACCATGGTGACGTGGgaggatatactgtatattattataatattattaatatattataataatatgcCTTTCGGATAGTACTATATCAATAAAACAATTGATTAATTAGTGTAATACCATGAATCAATGAAGAAGGGCCTTTAGTTTGACCTTACCTCTATGCCATATCACTCCCTGCTAGAGGATGTCTTggccagggagggagggggcacaTAACTGATACAGTCCAGCAGACGAAGACAgggacaccccaccaccacactggTAGTCTTACAGGTAAAACAGGCAGGCAaaacaaaaaagggttccaaaagcgttctttggctgtccccataggagaaccctttttggtttcaggtagaacccttttgggttccacgtagaaccttctgtggaaagtgttctacctggaacccgaGATAGCTCTACCTGGAGGGACAGCCAATGTACCCTTTCAGGTTCTAGctggcacctttttttctaagagtgtgtgaaggaagaagagaggacagaagacTGGGTTCCTGTACAGGACTCTCTAGATCAGTGTTTACCCATCGCTCAGTCCTCTCAGATTATTGGACTATCACGTTTtacctctctgctcctcctccttaccAGGGGTTTATAGTGTAAAATGGCTGAACCACATGGAGTAAACAGCAGTGGACTCACGTTCCCACGAAAGCTTACAGAAAACTTGCTGATCAGATTTTTGAGGCTCCACAGGGCTGTCTAACCTGTTTCTATACAGACCTTTATTTGTTTGCTGTTGTTATTCATCCAAGAGCGTAAATCCTAGATCAAATCAGGTGTATATCACCCATGTTGAATAGAACTATTAAACATTTCTCACAGTATTAAACTGTCACCTGAAGATTGTGATTTCATGTTGTTGATTGATGATGTAACTGACACCAGagtccagtggtgtgtgtgtgacctgtcaTTGAGATATAATGATGACCCTGATGTCAGTGAGAGTTGATAGAGATCAGGAGAGCCCTAGAGTGTGAATTCCCACCACTGAAACCTAAGTACTCTTCTGTTGTGTATAGGGACTACTGCTGACTGAGACACAATGCATTCAACAAATGACTTAAGTATGGTAGTGATTGCTACTTTCCAATTTATATACACACCCAATACCATTATGCTTTTCCACTTGCAAATAATGTGGATCAACACAAAAAGACATATGTTACTTATATGTAAAATATAGCAAAAtcctttatttatttgatttacatGTTTAACCCTCAAGCTACCGACTggggtcattttgaccccagaggcatactTTTGCTCATAGCCCAAAGGTAGTTTATTCAATTCTTCcaatattgggacagtgacacatttttggtAGTTTTGTCTCTGTACTCCAGAACTCTGGATTTAAattgatacaatgactatgatgttaaagtgcagactgccagctttaatttgaaggtattttAATCCATATCGGAtgaacagcactttttgtacatagtccctccATTTTAGAGGACCAAAAATATTGTGACAAATTaatttatatgtgtattaaagtagtcaaaagtgtagtatttggtcccttattcatagcatgcaatgactacatcaagcttgtggctTCATAAATCcttcataaacactacataaatgtgttacaaatcatctataactgcagctcatgctttataaagggtgtgGTATAACCACccatgtcaaatgtgacataacccactatgtcaaatatgacataaacctgtgctttataaagggtgacatAAGCACTGCTTAATATAGGTCTTATAAATCATATTCAATTGAGGCCCCAAAAAGCATTTCTAACCCTGTAATGCATCTTGGTAGAGCATTGCAATGCCAGGATATTGGGTTaaattcccaggaccacccacatgtaaaaat is a window of Salmo salar chromosome ssa18, Ssal_v3.1, whole genome shotgun sequence DNA encoding:
- the LOC106577692 gene encoding cornifelin homolog B isoform X1 yields the protein MPYFLLGFSHSAFLFTILFSEANSEDATMANTMVIQQPKPFVQAITSNQWSSDICDCTKDMSSCCLAFWCFPCFACITAREAGECLCLPLLNGFGLIPPATMSLRVGIRQRYGIEGTMCNDCVYSFFCGPCTWCQMSREMKTRLQPVTLINHM
- the LOC106577692 gene encoding cornifelin homolog B isoform X2, which gives rise to MANTMVIQQPKPFVQAITSNQWSSDICDCTKDMSSCCLAFWCFPCFACITAREAGECLCLPLLNGFGLIPPATMSLRVGIRQRYGIEGTMCNDCVYSFFCGPCTWCQMSREMKTRLQPVTLINHM